The nucleotide window CATCAGCTGCTGGATTCTTCAAACCTAAAAGTAGAAGAAAATCTGAAAGAATTATACAAATATTTCAAACACAACAACCGTATTGTAGATATTACCAATTATAATCCGGAGTTTTTGGAAATTTACTCAAGAGAGATACTGAGAAAAATTGCATGTTGTGTGAAAGGCTGGGAAACTCAGGTTCCGGATGGCGTAGCAGAAATGATTAAAGAGCGTGGAATGTTCGGATATAAAGAAGAGCTTTCCCTAAAACAATTCTCTTAAAATATATATACAATGTCAGAATTAAAGAAAAGACTTTCCTCAATTCTTGAAAGTCCAAAACATAATACAGAAGAAAAGCTTGAAAAGGTATGCCACCTGTTGGATCAGGAGATTTCCTACTTCAACTGGACAGGTTTCTATTTCAAAAACGGAGATAAGGACGAGTTGATTTTAGGCCCTTACGTAGGTGCCCCTACAGATCATACTATCATCCCTTACGGAAAAGGAATTTGCGGTCAGGTTGCGGTTTCCAATGAAACTTTTGTGGTTCCGGATGTACATGAAGAAAGCAATTATTTAAGCTGCTCTATCGATACAAAGGCAGAAATCGTAGTTCCTATTTTTAAGGATGGAAAAAATATCGGTCAGATCGATATTGATTCTCATACCATTGATCCGTTTACCAACGAAGACCGTGAATTGCTGGAATGGCTTTGTGGGGAAGTAGCCAAAATTTTGTAATTCAGTTTCAAAATGATATAATATAAACTCCGGCTGTCAAGCCGGAGTTTTTTATGAATTATTGGTCGTAATCACAAACATAATTAAAGGTTTATTCCCTGTGTTTTCGATGGAATGGTATCCAATCGAACTGATAGCCGTAATATCTCCTTTGTGAAGAATTTTCTTCCGGATGGGTCCTTCCGTTCCGGTTCTTTCACGATATTCTCCGGTTCCGTGTACAACTACATACAGCTCCTGCTCATTTCTCAGATTATGGGTATGAAACCCGGATTCATCTCCTTTGTTCAATAAAACCATATAGGCGGCCAGACGGTTATTGGCCAGTTCTTTCTGGTCAAACATCTGGAGCATATATACCGTTCCCTTTCCGCCATACATATTTTCGCGCTTGTCTACCGCGTGATGGTTCTTTCTTCTTTTTCAAATGCCATTACATACAGGTGGATGTATTTAGAAACTTCCTGTATAACATGGTCAAATTCTGCTCCTTCGGATAATATAATGGTATCAGACATATAAAGTTCAATGTTTAAAGTTTTGGGTTTAAAGTTGATGGTGAAAAATTAGCTCTGCTGCATGAGGTGAATTTCGGTCAGTAATTCTTTGAAATAATTTTCACATTTTGCAATATGGGTTCCATACCAAGAAAATGCCTCTCCGTCTACAATCATTATCTTTTTATCAGGATAGAAAACCTTCAGTTCTTCAATATGTTTTTCTTTAAATGGAAAAGGTTCAGAGGAAAGCATAATAACATCAGCATCTCCCAGATCCTCAGTAGTGATTTGAGGATAACGGGTTTTGTCCTTGAAAATATTTTGAAAACCGATTTCCGATAAGATTCTGTGAATAAAAGTATCTGAACCAATTGTCATGTAAGGATTTTTCCAGATAAGATATGCTGCTTTAACAGGACTGTCTAGCTTTGCCTGATTCAGTACATCATAAATTTTAAGATTGTAAAGTTGGGCTTTCTCTTCTTTCCCAAAAAGTTTTCCAAGATTTTTAAGAAGGTAATAATTGTCTTCAATGGTGTCAATATTGGTCACCATTACTTTATAATCCTCCATTAAAGCTTCCACCTGTTCTTTTACGTTTTCCTCCTTATTGGCAATGATAAGGTCTGGCTGCAGGGCTTTAATTTTCTCAATATTGATGTTTTTCGTCCCGCCGATTACTGAAACATTTTTTATTTTTTCCTGAGGATGAATACAGAATTTTGTTCTTCCTATTACTTCATTTTCGGTCAGTCCAAGGTCAAATAATGCTTCCGTAATAGAAGGTACAAGTGAAACGATTTTCATATTGGCATGTTAGATGATGCCTAAAATTACAAAAGTTTTCCGGTTAAGAAAAGTCCGGCTACCGTAAAATAGATGATAAGTCCCGTAACATCCACCAATGTTGCTACAAATGGAGCTGAAGAAGTGGCAGGGTCAAGTTTTAATTTCTTTAATACAAACGGGATCATGGAACCTGATAATGTTCCCCATAATACAATGGCAATCAGGGAAACAGAGACGCTTAATCCTACATATACCCAGTATTGGCCGTAATCGAACAGACCAATCTGCTGCCAGAGCATGATTCTTATAAATCCGATAACTCCTAAAATTGCTCCCAGGCATAATCCGGAAATAATCTCTTTTCTCATAACGTACCACCAGTCTTTCAGATTGATTTCCTGAAGCGCCATGGCACGGATAATCAGTGTTGCTGCCTGTGATCCGGAATTTCCTCCGCTGGAAATGATCAACGGAACAAATAAGGCCAGCACAACAGCTTTCTCAATTTCTTTATCAAAATATCCCATCGCAGAAGCAGTCAGCATTTCCGAAACAAATAGAATGATCAGCCAGGTTGCTCTCTTTTTAATCATTTCAGTCCATGATGTCTGCGTATACGGAAGGTCCAGGGCTTCCAATCCCCCGAACTTCTGGATATCTTCTGTATTCTGCTGCTCAATCTGATCGAGAATGTCGTCAATCGTTACAATTCCTACCAGAACACCGGCTTCCGTAATAATGGGAAGGGCACCGCGGTCATACTTTTCGAAATACGTCACCGCATCTTCTTTAGAAGTTGTAGTGGTAATCGCTACGAAATGATTGTCTGTAATATCAGAAACAAGCGTATCTTCTTCTTCCAGTAGTAAAGTTCCGATGGCAAGGTCATCAATTAAGCGGTTTCTTTCATCTACCACATACAGGTAGTTCATGGTTTCCACTCTTTTTCCTACCTTTTTGATCTGCTGCAGACATCTTTTTACTGTCCATTCCTTACGGATCTGAATATAATAAGGCGTCATCAGACGGGCAATAGAGTCTGAGTTATACCCTAGAAGCTTTAAAGCAATTCTTCTTTCCTGCGGGTTAAGATGATTGATGGAATACTTGATCAGCTCGTCCGGAAAATCCTCGAAAAGAGCCGTTCTGTCATCCGGAGTCATCGCATTCAGGATTTCAGAAACTTCATCGCTCCCGATACTTCTGATGGTATCTTCCTGGAAATCAGGATCAAGGTGTGAAAAAACTTCTGCTTTGTACTCTTTCGGAACCTTCAGGAACGCGAGCAGCCTCTCATCAGCAGGAAGTTCGCTGAGAGTTTCGGCAATATCGGCAGGGTTGAAGATAAGTTCGTCTCTAGAATTCAAAACGTGAAATTTTTTGGATATGCAAAAATAATTCAAATTTTTAAGACTGCGCAATAAAGTGGCAAAATTAAGGATTAATTAAACTTTAATGCTTCTGTAAGACAAAAAACATCTGCCGGGGCAGATGTTCAAAAATTAAATTTAAAGTCCAATATTCTTTTAAATTGGTCCACATTCTGAAGTAGGAATGAAGGTGCAGACACTGTTTACACAGCAATTATAAGGTCCGCAATCTGAATCGTCGCCGCACTTTTTTATTGCACCTCCGATGATTCCTTTTTGTTCCTGCCTGTTGAGTCTTTTAAGATGTGATTTTTTCATAACGATAAAGAGATTAGTTAAGGCTCTATCATACAGTCATGATCCAGACATTCTCCGTTACAGCAATACCCAACAGAGCAAGGTCTTGTGATGCTGCATCTGAACGGTCCTAAGCCGCCATTGATTTCTTTGGCAGCATTTCTGCTTAGTTTTTTTAGATTTTTCATATAGTTATAGTTTAAATTAATGTCAGACTAAAATAATAAATATTTCTATATTATTCAATTGTGAGTGAAAATATTTTATTGTAAACCAATATTTTATTTATGATGTAAACAAAAACACCTACAAATGCAGGTGTCTGTAATGATCATATATTATTCCAGAGGACATGGATTAACAACACAGGTGTTGTGGCAACATGATCCACCCGGACATTCATAATGTTCTGTACATCTTTTGAAAGGCCCGCTGCCTTTGATTTCCTTTTGTACTTGTCTGCTTAGCTTTTTTAGATTTTTCATGAGTTTGATTTTTATGTTGTTAGTTTACTTCTTATTCAATACAGATAAAGGGTGAGCAGATTCCGAAACAACACCATCCTACTGTGCATGGATTAGTGTCACTGCATCTTTCCATTGATCCTCCATTAACTTGTTTTGCTTTTTCTCTACTGAGTTTCTTTAGATTTTTCATATGATTTTGGTTTTAATGTTGAACTAAAATAGTAAAAAATATTTAATAATTCCTTATTTGGTGAAAATATTTAATTGCAAATCAATTGCTTATGGAGTTTATTATACAAAAAACACCTGCTTACGAATGTAAACAAGTGCTTTTATATAATGTGAAAATTTTTATAATTCAGAGTAAAGGAAATACTTAAAATATAAATAAATGATGAATGATGAATGAATTAGATATATATTAATCTCTATAGCAAATTCACCATTGACTTACGAAGCAAAATTGACCATTGATGATGAAAGGCTGTATATTCTAACTTTAAACCTTAAACCTTAAACCTTGAATCTTAAAGCTCCGCTTCCGTCGGTTTCAGTTTTCTCAGTTTTTTGATGATTCCTTTTATAGCACCTTCAGTTCCTATTTTAACAGAATTCACGGTAGAGCCCAGAAGACGCATATTTTTCCGGTAAGTATCATGATCTGTTTCAGCGACAAGGTTGCCATCAGCACCAAATAATTTCATGCTTACCACTACCTGATTGGAAAAAACATATTTGCCAAAACCTACTTTGAAATATCTTACTTTGGAAACAATGGCAAAATCAGCATCATTATTGAGGCAATAATCTACAATAGTCTGTTTGTCTATGCTGTCAAAGGGAATCTGAACTTCAGCGCGAAGCATCTTGTTTTTTCTGCCGCTGAAATTATCGGTAACGGCATCAAAGAATGCATTGTTGGTGGGATCTTTTATTTCATCAATATCCGGCTCTACTTCTGGATTGAAGTAAAGGACTTTTTTAATTTTGTCATCAGTATTTTTCTGGGCTTTTACCGAAGTAAATCCGATGAATAAAAAAGTAGTAACCGCTGCAAAGAATATAATTTTTTTCATTTGTAATTCGAATGCAAAATTACTGCCTTTTCGTTGGATTGCATATAATTTATTAAGAATTTTTTAACATTTTTTTCTATCAAATTTGATTTATGAAATCAATAATGTTTGCAGAATCAAAAAATAGTCGTAATTTTGCACCCGTTACATAATAATCATTAAACAATATTGGAATGTACTTAACAACAGACAAAAAGCAGGAAATTTTCGCAAAACACGGAAAATCTGCACAAGACACAGGAAGTGCTGAAGGACAAATTGCACTTTTCACTTTCAGAATTAACCACCTTTCTGCTCACTTGAAGAGCAATCACAAAGATTTCAACACTGAAAAATCTTTGGTTAAATTGGTAGGTAAGAGAAAAAGATTACTAGATTACCTTAAAAATAAAGATATCGCAAGATACAGAGCGATCATCGCTGAACTAGGTTTAAGAAAATAATCTATAAAGATTTTCAAAAACAAAAAGCAACTTCGAAAGAGGTTGCTTTTTTGTTTTAATACCATTGCGAAATGTAAAGTGTTTGGATTCCTATGGAATGACAAACTGTATGAATAATGTTCTCATTACAGCCAAATATTCCAACTGAAGTAGTAAAAATTCTCCTCCTCCGGAGGGGTGGTAAAAATTCTTTGAATTTTTGGCGGTTGGTTTATACCCTAAACTACTCAGCCTTCTTACCAATTTTTCCCAAATGCGTATTCTGAAAACTGTCCGGATATTTCAAACCATATCCTAAAATTCTGTCAAATGCAGAATGGGAAAATAAGATGGCCCCGGCAATTTGTAAATAGGGCAGAGATAGAGCTGTACCTGCAAGATAAATGATAATGGCAACTCCGAAATGATGGAACAGATTGTAAAAGAAAGCACCCACTTTATTATTAACCGTATAACCCAACATGGAAATGTCCGGTGCAAGGAATAATCCGGCAAACCACCACCAGGAATATCCTGTCTGGGCAAAAGCATAAATTCCTAACAATAGAAATGCTGCGTATTCAAGCTGTAATTGTGTTTTCATTGTAATGCTGTTCTGTATGTATGATGAGTCATTTTTTTATTGCGAAAGTTACATTCCAAAGTATGAAAAAAATAAAGCGGAATACTTTGAAATATTCCGCTTATATATTTTAATAAAGTTGATTTTAATGACCTGCTTTAGCTTCAGTGCTTTCCACATGACCAAGATATTTGGTACAGTATGCTCCGAAGATCAGAATAACCAGATAGCAGAATACAGGAATAATAAAGGAATGTTGTACCCCAAACTGGTCTGCAAGATAGCCCTGGAAAATAGGAACAATAGCTCCTCCTAAAATGGCCATAACCACTAATGATGATCCCTGACTGGTATATTTACCCAATCCTGAAATAGCCAGTGTATAAATATTGGAGAACATAATAGAATTGAAAATTCCGATTCCCAGAATACTGTACATCGCCAGTTCACCATAATTTACCATAGCGGAAATCAATAAAGCTACATTAATCGCTGCAAAGATGGATAACGTTCTTGCCGGAGCCGCTTTACCCACAAAAAAGGCAATGAAATTGAGAACGATGAATACCAGGAAAAAGCTGATCTGAGAAAAAGTAAGGTTCACAATACTGAAGATGACAAGGAAAACAGCTCCTGCCGCCCCAAGCATATAAACAGCCTTTTTTTTCTGGCTTAAAGATTGATTCAATGAAATTGCACCAAGAAAACGTCCGATCATGGCCCCTCCCCAATATAGGGAAAGATAATTTTTGCTGATGATTTCATTAAAGCCCATTATCTGCGGTTGTTCCAGGAAACTGATGATAAAACTTCCCACAGCAACTTCTCCGCCCACATAGCAGAACATAGCAAATACCCCGAATTTCAGATGACTGAACTCCAGTGCTCCCCAGCCTTTTACGACTTCTTCTTCACCCATCTGGAACGAAGGCAGCTTAACTCTTGAAATCAATAAAGCTACCAACAAAAGGATTCCTGCGAAAATAAGATAAGGAATTCTTGTAGCTACTGCGCTGAAGGATCCATCCGGAGAAGAGAAAAATTCAAAAATAAGATGCCCTCCGAGCACCGGTGCAATGGTTGTCCCGAATGCATTGAATGCCTGTGTCATATTCAGTCGGCTTGAGGCAGATTCTTCACTTCCCAGCAAGGAAACATACGCATTGGCAGTAATCTGCAATACGGTAAAGCCTAGTCCTAAAATAAACAAGGCGCCCAGAAACAGCGGATAATACGAAAATGTAGCTGCAGGATAGAACAGTACACAGCCCAGCGCCGCCAGGAAAATTCCGAAAAGAATTCCTTTTTTATATCCTAATTTATTGATGGGATCCCCTTTCGTGATAGAGATCAGGAAATAAATCAGAGATCCGATAAAGTAAGCCCCGAAGAAACAGAACTGTACCAGCATGGATTCGAAAAAGGTAAGACTGAAAAGTTGCTTCAGATAGGGGATCAGGATGTCATTCATACAGGTGATGAAGCCCCACATAAAAAACAGCAGGGTGATGGTAATCAATGGAACCGTATAATTCCTGCCTTTGGATTGTACTTCTTTATTAATCATAAACATGTATTTATCTGTATAAGGATAATTCCTTAACTTTTTTTTACCTACAGCATTGTATTTGGTGAAGTAGGGCAAATATAGGCATCAGCCTATGTCTTTGCAATAATTTTATTGGTTTTTATAATGAAACGGATATTTTTTCAATTAGCTTCCTTATTTTCATTTTTTGAGACAATAATACAAAAACAGCAGGATTTTTCAATACATTATCTTTAAAAAACTGATTTTTATTTTCATAAATCATGAACAGGACGGGATTTCAGATATAAATAGTAAAATTTTCATGCATTGATAGCCAATTTTTTGTATTTTAAGAGCCTATTTATGCAATCGAAAAATTTAATATTTCATTATTATATAGTACCTTTGCAGACGAAAATTTAAAGAGTTTAAATATTAATCATACTCAATACGGAGTATAAAGAAGCAAATTTATGAGTATACCTCAAGCGTTTACAGAAACGATTACCCTTGCAGACGGCAGGGAAATCACTATCGAAACGGGAAAGCTGGCTAAGCAGGCTGACGGATCTGTAGTGGTGAAATGTGGCGGAACAATGCTTTTAGCAACAGTTGTAGCCAACAAAGAAGCAAATCCTGGTGTAGATTTTTTACCATTAACGGTAGATTACAGAGAAAAGTTCTATGCAGGTGGAAGAATTCCTGGAAATTTCTTCCGTAGAGAAGCAAAACCATCTGATGATGAAGTGCTTACCATGAGATTGGTGGACAGAGTATTACGTCCTCTTTTCCCTGAAGATTTCCACGCGGAAGTACAGGTAATGATCTCATTGATTTCTTATGATAAAGAAGTAATGCCTGAAGCATTGGCAGGTCTGGCAGCTTCTGCAGCTATTGCAATTACAGATATTCCTTTCAACGGACCAATGTCTGAAGCAAGAGTCGTAAGAATTGACGGAGAATTGTCAGTTAATCCAAGCTATGAAAATTTATTAAAATCAGATATCGACATTATGGTTGGGGCTACTAAAGACTCCATCGTAATGGTAGAAGGAGAAATGAAGGAGATCTCTGAGCAGGAAATGCTTGAAGCTATCAACTTCGCTCATGCCGAGATCAGAAAACAGATCGAAGCTCAGGAGAGATTGGCAGCTAAAGTTGGAAAAGCTTTCCCTAAGAGAGAATACAATCACGAAGAACACGATGAAGAAATTCGTGAAAAAGTATGGAAAGAGTGTTACGATAAAGTATATGAAGTAGCAAAAACGCCATCCAATAAAGAAGAAAGAGGAGAAAAATTCAAAGCTGTTCTTGAAGAGTTCTTAGCACAGTATGCTGATAACGAAGAAGAACTGGCAAGAGTAACTCCTTTCGTAAAAGTATATTACCATGACGTAGAGAAAGAAGCAATGCGTCAGATGATCCTTGAAGACAATATCCGTCTTGATGGTCGTGATCCACAGACGATCCGTCCTATCTGGTCAGAAATTGATTATCTTCCGGGAGCTCACGGTTCTGCAATCTTTACAAGAGGTGAAACTCAGTCGTTGACAGCAGTAACTCTGGGTTCTGTAAAAGATGCCAATATGATCGACAGCGTAATCACGCAGCACGACGAAAGATTCTTCTTACACTATAATTTCCCTCCATTCTCTACAGGTGAAGCAAGACCTTTAAGAGGTACTTCAAGAAGAGAAGTAGGACACGGAAACTTAGCTCAGAGAGCTTTAACTGCAGTAATTCCTGCAGAAAATCCATATACAATCAGAATTGTTTCCGATATCCTGGAATCTAACGGTTCTTCTTCAATGGCAACAGTTTGTGCAGGTACATTAGCTTTGATGGATGCAGGGGTTCAGATTACAAAACCTGTTTCAGGAATTGCAATGGGTCTGATCACTGATACAAAATCAGGTAAATTTACTGTACTTTCTGATATCTTAGGAGATGAAGATCACCTTGGAGATATGGACTTTAAAGTAACAGGTACTGCAGACGGTATCACAGCTTGTCAGATGGATATCAAAATCCAGGGACTTTCTATGGATATCATGGAGAAAGCTTTAATGCAGGCTAAAGACGGAAGATTACACATCCTGAACAAAATCACGGAAACTATTTCTCAGCCAAGAGCAGACGTGAAGCCTCACGCTCCGAAAATGGTAGTAATGGAGATTCCGAAAGACTTTATCGGTGCTGTAATCGGGCCTGGTGGAAAAATTATTCAGCAGTTACAGAAAGATACAGATACGGTTATTGCAATTGAGGAAATCGGAGAAATCGGACGTATCGAAATTGCAGGAACAGACAGAGAAAAGATCAATGCTGCTATTGCTAAGATCAATGAAATTACTTTCGTACCG belongs to Chryseobacterium gleum and includes:
- a CDS encoding GAF domain-containing protein, whose translation is MSELKKRLSSILESPKHNTEEKLEKVCHLLDQEISYFNWTGFYFKNGDKDELILGPYVGAPTDHTIIPYGKGICGQVAVSNETFVVPDVHEESNYLSCSIDTKAEIVVPIFKDGKNIGQIDIDSHTIDPFTNEDRELLEWLCGEVAKIL
- a CDS encoding cupin domain-containing protein yields the protein MYGGKGTVYMLQMFDQKELANNRLAAYMVLLNKGDESGFHTHNLRNEQELYVVVHGTGEYRERTGTEGPIRKKILHKGDITAISSIGYHSIENTGNKPLIMFVITTNNS
- a CDS encoding ABC transporter substrate-binding protein; the encoded protein is MKIVSLVPSITEALFDLGLTENEVIGRTKFCIHPQEKIKNVSVIGGTKNINIEKIKALQPDLIIANKEENVKEQVEALMEDYKVMVTNIDTIEDNYYLLKNLGKLFGKEEKAQLYNLKIYDVLNQAKLDSPVKAAYLIWKNPYMTIGSDTFIHRILSEIGFQNIFKDKTRYPQITTEDLGDADVIMLSSEPFPFKEKHIEELKVFYPDKKIMIVDGEAFSWYGTHIAKCENYFKELLTEIHLMQQS
- the mgtE gene encoding magnesium transporter, which translates into the protein MNSRDELIFNPADIAETLSELPADERLLAFLKVPKEYKAEVFSHLDPDFQEDTIRSIGSDEVSEILNAMTPDDRTALFEDFPDELIKYSINHLNPQERRIALKLLGYNSDSIARLMTPYYIQIRKEWTVKRCLQQIKKVGKRVETMNYLYVVDERNRLIDDLAIGTLLLEEEDTLVSDITDNHFVAITTTTSKEDAVTYFEKYDRGALPIITEAGVLVGIVTIDDILDQIEQQNTEDIQKFGGLEALDLPYTQTSWTEMIKKRATWLIILFVSEMLTASAMGYFDKEIEKAVVLALFVPLIISSGGNSGSQAATLIIRAMALQEINLKDWWYVMRKEIISGLCLGAILGVIGFIRIMLWQQIGLFDYGQYWVYVGLSVSVSLIAIVLWGTLSGSMIPFVLKKLKLDPATSSAPFVATLVDVTGLIIYFTVAGLFLTGKLL
- a CDS encoding bacteriocin-like protein, with product MKNLKKLSRNAAKEINGGLGPFRCSITRPCSVGYCCNGECLDHDCMIEP
- a CDS encoding bacteriocin-like protein: MKNLKKLSRQVQKEIKGSGPFKRCTEHYECPGGSCCHNTCVVNPCPLE
- a CDS encoding bacteriocin-like protein, with protein sequence MKNLKKLSREKAKQVNGGSMERCSDTNPCTVGWCCFGICSPFICIE
- the rpsO gene encoding 30S ribosomal protein S15; this encodes MYLTTDKKQEIFAKHGKSAQDTGSAEGQIALFTFRINHLSAHLKSNHKDFNTEKSLVKLVGKRKRLLDYLKNKDIARYRAIIAELGLRK
- a CDS encoding DUF4260 domain-containing protein translates to MKTQLQLEYAAFLLLGIYAFAQTGYSWWWFAGLFLAPDISMLGYTVNNKVGAFFYNLFHHFGVAIIIYLAGTALSLPYLQIAGAILFSHSAFDRILGYGLKYPDSFQNTHLGKIGKKAE
- a CDS encoding sugar MFS transporter, which produces MINKEVQSKGRNYTVPLITITLLFFMWGFITCMNDILIPYLKQLFSLTFFESMLVQFCFFGAYFIGSLIYFLISITKGDPINKLGYKKGILFGIFLAALGCVLFYPAATFSYYPLFLGALFILGLGFTVLQITANAYVSLLGSEESASSRLNMTQAFNAFGTTIAPVLGGHLIFEFFSSPDGSFSAVATRIPYLIFAGILLLVALLISRVKLPSFQMGEEEVVKGWGALEFSHLKFGVFAMFCYVGGEVAVGSFIISFLEQPQIMGFNEIISKNYLSLYWGGAMIGRFLGAISLNQSLSQKKKAVYMLGAAGAVFLVIFSIVNLTFSQISFFLVFIVLNFIAFFVGKAAPARTLSIFAAINVALLISAMVNYGELAMYSILGIGIFNSIMFSNIYTLAISGLGKYTSQGSSLVVMAILGGAIVPIFQGYLADQFGVQHSFIIPVFCYLVILIFGAYCTKYLGHVESTEAKAGH
- a CDS encoding polyribonucleotide nucleotidyltransferase, whose protein sequence is MSIPQAFTETITLADGREITIETGKLAKQADGSVVVKCGGTMLLATVVANKEANPGVDFLPLTVDYREKFYAGGRIPGNFFRREAKPSDDEVLTMRLVDRVLRPLFPEDFHAEVQVMISLISYDKEVMPEALAGLAASAAIAITDIPFNGPMSEARVVRIDGELSVNPSYENLLKSDIDIMVGATKDSIVMVEGEMKEISEQEMLEAINFAHAEIRKQIEAQERLAAKVGKAFPKREYNHEEHDEEIREKVWKECYDKVYEVAKTPSNKEERGEKFKAVLEEFLAQYADNEEELARVTPFVKVYYHDVEKEAMRQMILEDNIRLDGRDPQTIRPIWSEIDYLPGAHGSAIFTRGETQSLTAVTLGSVKDANMIDSVITQHDERFFLHYNFPPFSTGEARPLRGTSRREVGHGNLAQRALTAVIPAENPYTIRIVSDILESNGSSSMATVCAGTLALMDAGVQITKPVSGIAMGLITDTKSGKFTVLSDILGDEDHLGDMDFKVTGTADGITACQMDIKIQGLSMDIMEKALMQAKDGRLHILNKITETISQPRADVKPHAPKMVVMEIPKDFIGAVIGPGGKIIQQLQKDTDTVIAIEEIGEIGRIEIAGTDREKINAAIAKINEITFVPVVGEVYKGKVVKVMDFGAFVAIAKGTEGLLHISEIEWARLDKVPYAEGDEVEVKFMGYDDRKKMKLSRKVLLPRPPKPEGKPRHEGQGRPEGQRRPEGQKPQGERPQSEKPVENQTPSNEA